Proteins encoded together in one Lathyrus oleraceus cultivar Zhongwan6 chromosome 5, CAAS_Psat_ZW6_1.0, whole genome shotgun sequence window:
- the LOC127081080 gene encoding uncharacterized protein LOC127081080, which translates to MELSKRNIYSFKFKDPDLRSLRDLVSQMHPVYRINFGKNYGNLLSILNQQVDHTTLITLAQFYDLPLRCFTFQDFQLAPTLEEFERLVRIPMKDKLLFEGTDESLPLEVIASTLHMDEKEAKDNLETKGNTKGFSLSFLLERAHTLLKAESWDACYSAIALAIYGVVLFPNMDGFVDMTAICVFITGNPVPTLLADVYYHIIHRYTKKKGLIASCAPLLYQWFLEHLPKSGAWVEQTDVSWPQRLGSLRSEDLSWYSKEYINVDIIFSCGDFPNLPLIGTQGCANANPVLSLRQLGYPMEGPPEANSLEAFLLLDFGVENPSLFQRIKEAWKNVNRKGKVELGRANGNTKEPYFQWVKERVQMIKMPFVIRTLIPLPESKLTHVPIEEMEELKTTMAKLEKENEELQIKLQQTINEKNNMKWELERKEAQLQAHVEKFNKEEHKRKKIKVGLEQAYHCLDTLKGQLRQAQKECQDNERWWHLATKENKTIRDTLGAQIKELTNFVRDAKAEVD; encoded by the coding sequence ATGGAATTAAGCAAAAGAAATATTTACTCATTCAAATTCAAAGATCCCGATCTAAGGAGCTTACGTGACTTGGTCTCTCAAATGCACCCAGTATACAGAATCAACTTTGGAAAGAATTACGGAAATTTGCTCAGCATCCTTAATCAACAAGTGGACCATACAACCTTGATCACTTTGGCCCAGTTTTATGACttacctttaagatgcttcacattccaagacttccaGCTAGCACCAACGTTGGAAGAATTCGAGCGTCTTGTTAGGATTCCTATGAAGGACAAGTTACTATTTGAAGGGACAGATGAATCTTTGCCCCTCGAGGTCATTGCTAGCACGCTTCACATGGATGAAAAGGAAGCAAAAGATAACTTAGAGACCAaagggaataccaaaggattttcACTAAGTTTTCTTTTGGAAAGAGCTCATACCCTGTTGAAGGCAGAAAGTTGGGATGCTTGTTACTCTGCTATTGCATTGGCCATCTATGGCGTCGTCCTATTCCCGAATATGGATGGTTTCGTAGACATGACTGCCATTTGTGTCTTCATTACTGGGAACCCAGTACCCACTTTGTTAGCCGATGTCTATTATCACATAATTCATAGGTATACTAAGAAGAAGGGGTTGATTGCTTCTTGTGCTCCTTTATTGTATCAGTGGTTTCTAGAACATCTTCCGAAGTCAGGTGCTTGGGTTGAACAGACAGATGTTAGTTGGCCTCAGAGATTGGGATCACTCCGATCTGAAGATCTCTCTTGGTACTCCAAAGAATACATCAACGTAGACATCATATTCAGTTGTGGAGATTTCCCAAACCTACCGCTtattggaactcaaggatgtgCAAATGCTAATCCAGTTCTATCACTCAGACAACTTGGCTACCCAATGGAAGGTCCTCCAGAGGCAAATtctttggaagctttcttgttACTTGACTTTGGGGTTGAGAATCCTAGCTTATTCCAGCGAATCAAAGAAGCTTGGAAGAATGTCAATCGAAAAGGGAAAGTTGAGTTAGGGAGAGCAAATGGGAAtacaaaagaaccatattttcagtgggtaaaggaaagggtgCAGATGATTAAAATGCCATTTGTCATTCGGACACTTATACCTCTTCCTGAATCTAAGCTCACCCATGTCCCTATCGAAGAAATGGAGGAACTCAAGACCACCATGGCAAAgctagaaaaagagaatgaagagttgCAGATAAAACTCCAACAAACCATCAATGAGAAAAACAATATGAAGTGGGAGCTCGAGAGAAAAGAGGCACAACTTCAAGCGCACGTGGAAAAGTTCAATAAGGAGGAGCATAAGAGAAAGAAGATCAAAGTGGGATTAGAACAAGCTTATCATTGTTTGGATACTCTTAAGGGTCAACTACGACAAGCtcagaaagaatgtcaagacaatgagCGTTGGTGGCATCTAGCCACAAAGGAGAACAAGACAATAAGGgatacacttggggctcagataaaAGAACTCACCAATTTTGTTCGTGATGCAAAAGCTGAAGTAGATTAG